The Coregonus clupeaformis isolate EN_2021a unplaced genomic scaffold, ASM2061545v1 scaf0443, whole genome shotgun sequence genome includes the window AATAATTTCAGCCACACAATAGCGATTCATATTCACCAGAACATTTATTTTCAGAAACAGGATGGTCACACACACTCTGATAGCAAATCTTGTTCATTATTCCTACTTTCTCATCCTAATTCCACTTCCTGGAACTCCAGTAAGGCTTCCTATGATTGGCAGATATCTTAAAGACAGGTATATTATTGACCTATCAGGATGAGAGGCATTGCAGTGTTAACGATACTCCTCAGGTATTTTATTTGACAGCTCTCTTCTTTAGTTGTAACAGTGTGTGGTgtttgtgggtgtgggtgtgtttcTGATAATATTATGCACTGCCAGCAGAGATGGACATCTAGCTGGAAGAGCGCACTGTGGTGGTTGTGAATGTGGTTTTCGATCCCCCTGCAGAAAGAAAATGAGAACGTTACAACATCCTGATTACCTACTATTACAACCATCATATATTTTCATTATAAAGCCATTATATAAAATAGATGATATTTACCTGAGCCAACAGGTCTGAAAAGGCGGATGGTGAAAAGAAATTGAAAAAATTAGTTGGAGTGGTAGCCATTTTGTATCTGTCTGAATgactaataataataactatGACTAATATGATTATTTGGGCCATGTTAAATGAATGGACGTTTATGGGCATTTCCCATAGATTTGCAGTGTTTACCTGGACTCCTCCCCTTCCAGGAGGCCCCTGTAGGTGGCGATCTCCTGCTCCAGACGGGACTTGATGTCCAGCAGCATCTTGTAATCGTGGCCCTGCGTCTCGATGCTCTGGCGCACCCTGTTTAGCTCCTGTTCCAGCATGTCGATCTGGTTCTGGTAGCCCGAGAGCATGGCGCTGTAGCGGCCCTCTGTTTCTCTCAGTGTGTTCTCCATAGCTGCTTTCTGTGTGGCGATAGAGGTGATACAGGGTCAGTAACAGGAAATGCAATTATAGAAATAATGAAAATAAACCTTAAACCAGACATAGTTATTGCACTTAATCAACTTTGATAAGCAAATGTCAACAAACTTCTGCTAATACACCATACCAAGACTATGTTGAGAGTTAACACAAATATGCGGGCGCCACTAAGCACAGCAAGGTCACTTCTTGGGGTGCTTATTTGAAATGAGATACTGAGTTCTATGTATTCCCAAAAAAGGAATTGCAGCAGATGTTTCTTTTCTTTAAATGGCCTTTATTGGAGGCTGCtttggggaggacggctcataataatggctggaacggagcgaatggaatggcttcaaacacatagaaaccatgtgtttgaatCCATTCACACTGATTCTCCAgctattaccacgagcccatcctccccaattaaggtgccaccaacctcctgtgctttaGACCAAGATGGAATGTAGCCTTGTTACTGCAGCGGGATGGATTTAGATAGATTTACTGAGTTTGATAAGCCCCAGATAAGTTTCCATGGGAGTTAGGCTCTAGCCCTTTCACATCTGCATTCCTTTGGAAACACTCATACTATTGCTGTCTTCCAGAGAGGGTGCAGATGCCTGTAAAAAGCAGAAAACCTCTACATAACCCTAACCTCCCCCGTGTCCACCAATCCCCCACTTTTAGCCTTTTTCCATTGCTTTCCCATTTTCCCTCTCCTACTCAATCTCTCTCCAAGTCCTCccccttcttccctccctcctatctcgTCAATCCCTTTCAACCATGCCCTCCTATCTCGCTCTTTCCCTCTGTTGAAAGAGAGAAACTAGACTCCAGAGGATTGAGAATGAGAATGGTGAAAGAGAGTCAAATGTTGATTGTTGCCAAAAGTGGCATAAAGTAGTGTAAATTATGGCCCCTAAACTGTGGTCCGTTGTCAGACGTTAGTGATGCTGGCTCACCATGCTGTGCTGTGACTGCAGCTCGATCTCCAGGCCCTGCACGGTGCGTCTCAGGTCGTTGATCTCTGTCTTGGTCGTCTGGATGATCTCTGTGCTGGTGGCCACCTCCTTGGACAGGTTGGCTGACTGAAATACAAACAAACCAGGGCCGCCATTTTAATCCCACTGTAGCTCACTTTCCTGAAGAACTTAAACCACCATCTTCAAAGACATTACAGTTAATTACATATTGTTAATTACAATTACATATTTTGGTTTTGAAGATGTAATTACAAAAGATTAGTGTGGGAGACAGATGGGGAATTTTGGTGAGGTGTGCCATGGCGACGGTTACCTTGTCGTTGAACCATGCCTCCTGGTCGCGGCGGTGTTTGTCGATGATGCCCTCGTACTGGGTGCGGATCTCCTCCATCATCCTGGACATGTCCTGCTGGGGCGCTGCGTCCACCTCCACGTTCACTGTGCCGGTGAGTTGAGCACGCATGGCTGCCAGCTCCTGTGGAATCATGGGAAATGGAGTCACTCTCATCCCTCTTACTTTCTATCCAATGTTTCAAAACAATCCCCCGCCACTAACTTTCTCCTCTCTATTGTCACTGGGGTGTGTTTATACTGAATATCATCTCATCACTGCAATGGAAAAAAGGGAAAAAAGGGAATTGCCCATGCACCTCTATGTGGTTCTTCTTGAGGTAGGCCAGCTCATCCTGCAGACCCTCGATCTGCATCTCCAGGTCGGCCTTGGTCAGAGTGGTCTGGTCCAGCAGGCGACGCAGGTTGGCGATGTCAGCCTCCACCGACTGGCGCATCATCAGCTCATGCTCAAACCTGATTGGTTGGGAGAAAGGGAGGAATCCAAACTTGTAAATAAGACATGTACCTTTTGAGTGATTATTTGCTTGTTTGCCTCTTATAACCTAGTTTTGTAATAGCTGATACTATGGAGCTGATTGAGGAAGTGCCCTTACTTGGTCTGGAAGTCATCAGCAGCCAGTTTAGAGTTGTCAATCTGCAGCAGGATGTTGGCGTTGTTGCATGTGGCACCGttgatctaaaagaaaacatgaaagaCTTTCATTGTTCACCATGGTAGAATCACAGTTAGTCAACTTGGAAGCTGATAGTATTTTGATACGCTATTGCATCTGTCGCAAAGCTTGTTGAATACACAAGGAGTTAACACTTCCTAAAAACCTAAATATGAATCTACCAgaaaaagaaatcagccatttTTAGCAGCTCCTGGAACGACCTTGTAATTCCTTTGCTTCATTTGTTTCATTATAGGTCTTAAATAGccatcttaaaaaaaaaaatctcagaaTCTATAAATGTCAGTGACAGCTCATTGATTTTCTAACCCTCTGAACTCTGATTAAAAACTATAAGTCAATCCTGAAGTATACATTATGAATGTTGTGTTCCTCATTCCTACATACAGTAAGCAGATTTTCCTTTCCCTAGTAGCCTGTCAGCACTGCCTACTTAACACTGCAAGATATGAAGTGATGGATTTGATCAGCTAATAGCAGACGAGGTCAGCACACTACCTTGTCCTTCAGGTCGTTGATGATGGCCCAGTATTTGCTGTAGTCCCTCTCGGCGGCAGGCCCCTTCTTCTCATAATACTCCCTGATCTGAATCTCCAACTTGGAGTTGGCCTCCTCCAGCGAGCGCACCTTATCCAGGTAAGTGGACAGGCGGTCGTT containing:
- the LOC121532995 gene encoding keratin, type I cytoskeletal 13-like, with the protein product MSYYSYKSSSGGGPMNFSGGSNIISSRVGYVSSAPKAFSVYGGGSGGGTRISSSSVRSVSSGYGGGAGFGGSYGSGGGGYGSRGGGGFNLSSTLDGGTIHLNEKATMQNLNDRLSTYLDKVRSLEEANSKLEIQIREYYEKKGPAAERDYSKYWAIINDLKDKINGATCNNANILLQIDNSKLAADDFQTKFEHELMMRQSVEADIANLRRLLDQTTLTKADLEMQIEGLQDELAYLKKNHIEELAAMRAQLTGTVNVEVDAAPQQDMSRMMEEIRTQYEGIIDKHRRDQEAWFNDKSANLSKEVATSTEIIQTTKTEINDLRRTVQGLEIELQSQHSMKAAMENTLRETEGRYSAMLSGYQNQIDMLEQELNRVRQSIETQGHDYKMLLDIKSRLEQEIATYRGLLEGEESRPVGSGGSKTTFTTTTVRSSS